The genomic window AAAATATGTTCCAACATTATATTGTACGTTCAGCTAATTTTAATAAGATTGACTGATATTTACGGTATAAGACtaaccggaagtttgaaaatcttttatcAGGTATAGGGAAGATAGATGTAGTATTGgtacccgattttatctatttttggcattaCAGTCGACGGGCATAAAATAGAACCCTTTTGTTTTTAACTGTtcgttttttagtttttttttatcttaaaaaataatatcggAGCCAGAAGAAGTACTCAGTAGAGAAGAAATCACTGTGATTGCACCCTTTTATCAAATTATTAACTCCTTCAAGCCAATTgaattttcgattttaatttcagaggGTTTAATGTATTTCAAACCCTGATTCTAATTTCTAGTAATTCTACTGAACTGCACTTCAGAGTATGAACAGGAAAACATGctctctgagtttcattaatAGCCCTGACGAGCACAATTAATGCGCCTtgagcaacgctaatgcgcattgcaattttatggtgacagacggcagacttgtgcatttagacagctgatagtgaaatttgtttatttattaaaaaaaaagtgaaataaaagtgtgcgaaaagttaagaatattggaaaaatggatagcaaactgtgcgttgtttattttgagccgtctaaaaatattaaaatttgtttttgttaatatacttgcacgtAATTTATTTAGCAAATTCACCCCTAATTTTACTTCAACTATTGTGAATTACACCACAAAGTGTCAGATATTtgaatattcaattaaaatatgaaaatggcTTTAAGAAGTGTTGATTTTTCGGAAATCTctaaaaccatatataaaaattacaataaacacgaaaataatatcaaaGAGCATAGGGTAAAAACCTCAATTATTAACCTGTCGAGTTTTTATGATGGTTATCAACGTGAAATTAAAGATATTAATTCTGAAATTACACCCTCCAAGGACAATCCTACAGTAGCAGACTTCGCAGATATATTTAAAGCATTTGAAGAGTATCCCTCCAATTTACACAAGCCAAAACGCCTGCCAATAAAAGAGCAGCAACTGCGAATGAATTGTACAATGGCGAGAGATATGACCATAATGGTTAATTCACGTGAACAATCACCAGGAAGCACTTCACTTCAAAATATGAGCTGTGCAACGGAGTTACCTTCAGCCTCGGAGATCTATaatgtctttaaaaaatttcagcaGAAACTTACACAATTTCTAAATGAAAGACAGCAACAAGAATGCGCTCAGtcttttgaaaagaaattggATCAATTATGTGCATTCGCGAAGCAGTTGGAGAAGCTATGTCCAGCTGTAAATAATATAGAACAAGCTTTCAAACCTGAcgaggaaaaaaaattacaaaatatacttGCTAACCTAGAAGAGCTTAATTATATGCGTGAAAatcaagaaatatttataaatggaACGCCAACAGCCAATACACAGTCAGCGCGCACAGAaagttttatgaatttaatCACCTATTTATTAAACACAGTTTCCAGTATGTAAAccgttttaaaatataaaatacatagaaattattgataAGGGACTttcttaataacaaaaattattcactCGATGGTTCATATACTTCAGAATTATTAATGTCATCAGCCTCATGTAGAACAGTTTTTATTTGCGTTAGTGTATCGCCCACAGCGAGCAATTTTCTAACGCAGCTACTTAAATACTCGGCACGTTGATGGCTCTGTTCTAGATACTGCTCAAACTGGTCACCGTTTTGATTCAAGCTGGCTGCGAGAGTTTGCATGTTGGCGCTAAACATCTGTGgcgaattttcaattattttagcCAAAATCTGTACTATTTCCTTTTTAcaagaaaatgttttatttgtggAGCTATCTGCATTAGTGTTGGCACTATTTGTGCTACCGCGCGTAGATTCAATTTGAAGCATTATATTATTTGACTTATCAATGACGTCTGAAATTACATTCGACTGATGAGACATAGATTGCCGACTACTTGCTACAAAATGGTAAATGTGTTATAAAAGTAATTGACACAATGTaaataataagttaaattaCCCAATTCAGTTAGCATTTCATCGATCAAGCAAGATTTCGActtggtattcatttttatgtttCTGTAACAATTTGACAATTCAAACTGAATGCTTCTTCTTGTTGTTACCTAGTGGTCACAACAATATACACTATGCTCACACATCTTTATATTTAAAGAAGACAAGTAAAATTTTGAAGATCTAACAAAACAATACTTATATtctctaaaaaaaaactttattttgcttTGGCTCTTTTCAATTAATATAAGATTCTTAAAAAGTGCTTGATGTAGTGTTGATGCAGTACTCAACAATATTAATATATCATTCGATAAGCAAAATAATGCGGATATTCTTaggttttttgtttgtatttggtTTAACAGTAAATGTAAATTACACTCATTTCATGTGTTTAAACAAATTACATTTCACTGGCGTGCATTACTATCCTTTATAGAACTAATCATTTTAACGGCTTAATCGTATATGTCCTCCTTGTCTGCAACATATTTAATGATGTCAGCTGGTTTCAGTAATTTTTCGGCATCTGAATCGGGAATTTCAAAACCGAACTCATCTTCCATGGCCATTATAACTTCCACATGATCCAATGAGTCGAGACCAAGATCATTAATGAAATGCGAGTCAACGCTGAGCTGTTGAGTGAAAATATATGCATTATATAGCGTAAATAACTTGTTTTCGGTTCAATCAAATAATATTGGCAGTAACAActggttaattaatttaaatatatattatcgATACTAGAAtcatgattaaaaaattaattattacttcATTCACATATTGATtattttaccattaaaaaaCACCAATTACCTTGCTGGGGTCGATCTTGTCATACAGTTTCAGTACGAGCAAGACGCGTTCGCCTATTAATTTAAGAGTAAGTGGCGGCTTTGCAGAATAGTTTCGCACAAATTGTGATTGCCATGCAGAATTGTTCTAATGAACcgaaaacaagaacaaaacaaaaaaaccaaaagttaGTTCTTCTTCCAAACCTTTTATTACCTTGTCAGCAGTCACTTTGTCATAGCTTGCGACTACTTTCAAAACACGATCTTGGATTTCCTCCAAACTGCGTTTAGCTGATGCATATGTGCGCACTTCAAaagattttttgtaattttgctaAATATGAAGAACGGAATGAGTGAGAgggttgtttttaattaaatcaaagtGATTGTTAGATTTATGATGTTTTCACTAAATTTGAGTACTTCTGtttattttacaattacttgtatatatttatgactATCTCAATACAGGTAAGAAAATCTAATACTTATTACTTGAATACTATATTATTTCCCCAtgattttctattttcattatAGCAGCATctaaaaccattttgaggttaagAGTATGTATTGGTTGAACGCATTCTTTGATATTATAATCCTTCAACTTTTGTCCACTCACCTGATTTAGCAAAGCGCTTACGGCAGGTGAATTGCTGCTAACCTTGTGCATCAAACGCATTTGTGGCTGGGCAGTTAACGACACTGCGGCAGTTACACGCAGTGATTTTGCAGCAAAACGGCTGCAGTTACGAACAGCTAGCGTTAATGACATCGTATATGTGGTAAACTCCGAcctgttaataataaatatagtttgaattatatttgtaaaagGCTTCACAATAAAACcgcaaattttttaagaaaaaattgttaaattctgCACTGACCCTTTGGGAAGAATATTATGTAAAAACGTCAGGAGCTATGTCAAATTGCGGCAATGAAAGAGACATGCATAGACAAACTGTCAAAATTAGGGTCGTTCACAATGGAAAAACACCGAAATAATTTACTAACAAAATTTCTGgactatatgtatacatttttttgaatattttaaaactgtGGGGACACAACACATCGGGCAAACGCAAAAAACTCCAATGTTGTCCATTCCAACTCCACGGCAGTCGGGACTACGTAACAGGAcgaacccggatttttatctggGCAAGGAcggtcaactcggcagaattctgccgctacgacaacaacaacaactgtcaaaaactttatttagacgacattttgaagatttctgtgattttagaattaatttttaggTATCTTTTCGAGTGAGCTAGAGCCTGGAAGTCTGCGTACATGATGTTATCTGACTTTTGTAtgcaattttgtatttatgatttTGAGTAGATTTTTTCGTTTTGAAAGATCTTCAcataaagaagtcgcacgatagggaatcgccttgtctgaaactttgTTTGATAACGTGCTGTCAAAatcaggggtcgaatcgttacatccgtcacgtatcactcgtcacgtaaaagcctgtatttcgtattatgacgtacgtgatcgtaacgcttctatcgtgatctggcatgatgacatacgtgaaggagtatataaacgtatccgttcgTTCGAATCGTCGTTCGAACGCGAACTACCAATCGTAATAgccaaatttatggaaatgtgagcaaaattttttaaaattttaagtgttttataatttttagtaataaacgACATAAACAATATAGcaatgaatggaatatctcattaaaaattaaaacaaaaaattatttatgtgaacaaaatttttgtattttagttgacaataaaaataaaattatttacaaggttAAGGACATAAGGAATACTTTATTtgatcttgttgttgttgttttaacggaaattcaatccccgttgggatggtaaatgtcatttgtgttgtcgtcgatgtcatctaacggtaggcccaagaaacgtgctgtttcgacggggtcggaccaaaagGAGGAAGATGTTAGATGGGTAGGGTttgtagggcatgcaaagaggtggtcagtgtcatgcggagactcgttgcatacAGGTACATTGGGTATGTCAGGgcctattctggataagtaggagtttaacctgctacagtatccagaacgaagttgcgcaagggtaATTTATTTGATCTCTTATCGGTTATTCGATTGCGGTGAAGCGGTTCGTTACCCCAGTGTCCATTTCTTGTGTATGATAAGAATTGTAATTTTGAGGGTCAcaacttgttttaaattttatgcagaagTTATGTAATGCCTCACAAACGTTAGCAAATCTTCCACCTTTGTGGGGTGATACCTTTCTCTCTTGCCTAAAATCCTAAAATTCTCCACCGTGTTTTTAAGATTCCGATGCTTTGTTCAACGATacatctacaaagaaaattttgtaaatgagaattcatatttttttttatacctgcgctattgctacgatctcttagctatctccgcactatttttttatgcccatcactttcactagagctcaaataaaaaaacacggTTGGATTCATTTTGATATTTCAGATTTACTTCTGtcagtttattgaaaatttcgcaagttttgacagttccacatctattgtgtcctaaaaatacgatccaaagctatcgtatgtcataatgccaatcaccgcatacgattgacgtatcacgtaattttctttcgtatgtttgccgatccgtgcacggatgtaacgattcgaccccagcaggaataaagggatgcccaacttattccagtgtgagagcgcctcaaaattagcgttttttataacattttccattatggccagattgtcctttcaatacccaataataggatttaagcttgttagctctcaatcattaaatgtttttaataattttccattgaaaataatactatgacgTTTCAttaaatacctttaaatttcacaaatttatttaattttcattgttttaaattttttataagtggtcttgaacgatgcaacaaatccctccgtttacatatttttttggtaagaattcaatctggccatcgctcgtttccaattgcttaACGTCAAAACCTCTTGAACTCGATCGATGatgtttagcaattgttctctcacttccagtaagagaggagttaaacatctctttatctctgaccCCAGCTTTCAAATCAACGAAGAGattgtgtgtgtcgattctcttttgaCGGGTCtattccaagatttggcgcatggtgaatatctggtcggttgttgattttcaaagcctaaagccacactgataaggttcaatcagtttgttggcggtgggctttaatctttcacacaatacgctcgatagaactgtATATGCGAGACTTATCCCAcgttagttggcgcagattgtggggtctctctttttgtgaattgggcagaacacacttaaattccaatcgttgggcatgcttacgtccgaccatattttacaaagaagctgatgcatgttacatacatatcagttcttcgccgccgtgtttgaatagctcaccCAGCAATATATCGGCCCAGCAATACATATATcggccctgccgctttgttgttcttcaaacggttaattgctatttgaacttcattgattggggaatcgagttcgtCTTCTCCTGGCATTATATTTTCACTGtcatttagcaggctggagaagtgttctctccataagtTTAGTACGCTCTGGGcgtcggttactagatcaccttaggaggttctacaaaagtatgctccggtcttgaaaccttctgttaatcggctcatattttcgtagaattttcgagcattatcctAGTCGGCCATCCCGCAGTTCCGTTATACCTAGCGATATCTTAAAGAACTTCGCGGATTGTAGCTAAACGTTTAtccgttcatccaccggggggAATGACAGTAATctgcgacggagtctctctcctactACGAAGcccacaccgaatttgtgcTCCtgtatatggccactgtagtaaatgccacaaggaaaTACTcacctcagtccttgtcccatccttcgcatttcttggacggcggtgatgtaaGCCTTCAATCTAGCGAGGACattaaccagctgggcagttcccaattaagggacagGATATTCCCTTAAATCGTTATCTTTagtgcgtttgccatggtcgtcattaaGAGGGGGGCTCTCATTCGAGGCTGTTTGTGCTTTTTCATTGGAAGCGTTTTTAACGTGGCGGttctcaaacccagcgcattATGCTGTGGAGCGTATGTCTGGCCTTTTCACTTCAGCTCGTcatcaaacggatgttctttggctgcccagaggatactaggtctaggaccggaagtcgtgaatggcaatcagagaacctTCCTcaattgcgtgaacttctacacatgacgccatatagtactacatataattattttcgtttttctcaCAAACCTCATGTCAAATATGGCGGCCAggaacatatgtataattgctAAGATTTctgactttgattcttgcaagtcgaaagaatatgaaatgttcattgcacccaaacttagcccttccttacttgttatacatTGGTTTGCACACATCAAGTTGTtcagttataatttttcaaaacgtaAAACATCAAAGCTAAAATCCAATTATTAaagtgtatttttataccctgaacagggtgtattaagtttgtcacgaagattgtaacacccagaaggaagggtcggagacccGATAAAGTATGATCAGtgtgtcgagctgagtcgaattagccatgtccgtctgtctgcccgtctgtctgtatatatacgaactactccctcagtttttaagatatcgttttgaaattttgaaaacgtcattttctcttcaagaagctgctcatttgttggaactactgtaacatatagctgccatacaaactgaacaatcggaatcaagggcttgtacggagaactttcgcatttgacaatatacatatgtatattcacgatcagaacggattactatagcatatagcttccatacaaacacatagttactaacagaaatgcacctgtgaagggtatttaggtTCGGTAAAACCAAggttaaggttttttcttgtttaattaataaaaaatagcggCACCGATAACCCGGCTTTTCTACGATTTAATTTACATTGAAATAGCAACGTTGCTCAATTGAGCACAAGAATAAGTACGTTGTCACTACGGAAGGCGGCACGTCGGTGAATCATTAGTGGCCGTTAGTCATTCCGTACCTACCACCCGTATCCAACGAAATTTGTCGAAGGTTATGACCATAGTGATAACGTAGAAATCTGTTGTTCtcttttccatttttaacacaagggtatattatacaaaaaacatttccctcgaatttttataacatacttcataaatatgtagatatttttggcaaaacatCAGGCTAACGCACTGGGGTCAACATATTGGGTACATGGGGGCTTGAACAATTATGGTCCGATTTTTGCAATTGATACATTCCAGCTGGCATACTTTAAAAACACTATTTGTGCATagttacatgcatatgtatatacgaatatatTGATTTGTGCTTGATTTTTGTACTGGAAAGGCAAAGAATCATATGGAATTTTATTTCTGcaatatgggaagtaggtgtgcTTGTGGTCTGATTCATTTTCACAACTAAACATGAAAACGTCAAGATAATGTCATATACCTAATTCGGCTGAAATTGGTCTAATAGTTATGctattttataggtttttgttTAATGGCGTTTTATGGGCGTGATCATGGTCCGATTAGGTTCATCTACAAACTCGTCCTCACTTTTTTGCCAAAGGAAAACGTGTACCAAGTaccattaagatatctcaatgttTACACAAGGTATCCCTTGCATAGACGAACAGACAGTCTGTCACTCGAAATTCAACTCGCGCTGTCATCCTGatcatctatatacatatatatggaatataatcctatatctaactcgattatttTTGGATGATACAAACAAACGTTAAccgttgcaagagtataaaaatgtagtgAAAGGGttcaacattcattattcgatGAAGGCGTGAATGGATTACAACCATAGATTTACATGCTTTCATTAGTATATTTTACTTCCCGTCACTTACTTTAATGTCTTCGTCATGTCATTTGTCGTTTATGTCATCGTTGGTTAGTGTTATTCCTTGGTATCGGCGAGCATCGTCCTCTGACAAAGCGTTTTTTTACTTGTTGCACAATTGCTGGGGTTAGAGAGTCCGCAGTAGCTTATTATAATCGGAAAGAGCTCTCTCAACGTAGGCGCTGTCCAGCACAATATGGAGTCGTCCATCGTTTCGTCTCAGTGACCGTCGTTTTCATGCAACCCCATCGCCTGAAAGGCTTCTCGGAAACTGTCCTTTACGTGCCCATCTACCATTTTGAGTGTTTGAAAACGGATTATATTCAGCAGCAACCATACACAACAACGCTCAAAGGGTGTTATGTGTATGATAAAAATTCTACTCAAGACATCTGAGGCTTTCACACCAGGCCACCTGTCGACGGGTGCGCCCTGCACTCGACGTTTGTAATACCTTGGAATTTCTACAAAGAACAACGTACGAGCAAACTCGTCTTCCTGGCACAAGCGGAAAATGAGGTGAGGGTGGTAATAGGCGGTGTTGCAATTCGGTCTGGCAGTTTTGCCTCGGTAGATACACGCTCTCGCCATTTGGGAGATGTACAGCAGGATAGATCACTGCTTGGTCCACTTCATGTAACGATAAACTGAGTATTCTCCACGCCGTTTCATTACTACTTACATAACTGCTCGCCTGAAACATATGGATCTCATCCTTTGGgctatttatgtatttacatatatatttcatagcCTGGACCGAGCTGGAAAACACCACATTTATGTAAGTGTTAAAAACTTTGTAAAGCAAGCGTGAATAAGAAACCTCTCAGCTATTGTCCACGCACACGCTTTCCGCGGTGCCTCTAAGATTAAGATTAACAGAACGTCCCTCTTCCTAGAGCGCCATATGTACGTCAATACAAGGgttaatcatttttttgtgtatGTTTTGAGAGCGCGCGTGgatatttttttgtgcatttttcgtCCTTTATGCAAGGGGACGTACTGTTCAGTACATCGCATGGTCCGTGTATCATGCTTTTAGTGACGGtgacatataattttttaacttcgTTGGGGTTGGGCAGCTCAGCAGAAAAGTGGTTCCACTGGCTTTTCTAAAACAGGAATGTCTACTTTGATCCTTTGAAAATCATACGTTTATAGTACAATGAAAGAAAAAAGACACCGGAAAACAAATCTGAAGAACAGCGTATTACATTGTGACAATGATACTGAATAACACAAGATTAAATTGCTTGTAATTGGAAAGGCAAAATATCCTAGAGTAGTTAAACATTTTAACTCCACCAACTTACAAAGCCAGCGTGGATGACATCAactatataaaagtgaaacttttgccaaagctttttaaaatctccCTCCCCGTTTCCCACTCCGCCACCATCCGATGgcaatgaattttaattaattatattacattaaaaaagttgatagacgaaaaaaggaatttttagaatattactcaactaaatcaaaaactgattttaacaaaattgatttacttttgcatgatatttttctttgactGAAAGGATCTAAGCTCAAAAGTAATCGGGTTAGCAAGTCCTGATTTGTAATGAGCCGTTAGTTCTTTCGTGtatgatggagtcgatacatcttaacctacttattgcttgactcagtAGATTCTTCGTAGATCTCTCCTATTGAAACTGGTGCATATTGGATAACATTGGGAGCGGAAATTTGTTTGTGCTCGTCATCATCGTTGGGCGGTATGGCCGGTATAGCCGGCAGTAtgctggtgcaagccttttgaatggcctctacttCTGCATAACACTTTCCTTTCAGGGGGAAacgcatttttccgaaaaggaagaactcgcacggtgccatatcagatgaaCACGGGGAgtgatgtgatttttggtcaaataatcatcCTTCgattgttggattctgagcagtttttggtcgtcagtcaatttgtgcgggacaaaccgtgcacacacctttcgtaaacccaaatgttcggtcaaaatgcgataaatcgatgtcttAGAGATGCTCAATTCCATTAAAGtgtgatttcggctgattttgatgaattcacgcatagttacgatggaatttccggtgatcacggattttgattgatcatcatttatgtcctcacgaccactttgaaaacgttgaaaccaatcgtgcacTCTGCTAGGGGAttggcaatcatcgccataaacttgtttcttcaattgaaacgttccggtaaaagttttaccaattttaaaacaaaatttaatgttggctctttgttcgaagctctttttcgcaccgataacacaaacatactgacacttaaaacgcaataacttcacttttaatctatgaaatatcatgaaattctcactggacaatcgataaagatagcacaTTCTAACGCAGATGGCGCTACGttcaaaaagtttactttggaacacatcTTGTATTAGGTGATTAGAGGACTCATTGCGTTCATTTATTACGTTCGTGACGCGGTgtggtccaataatttttttatctccaCTTCAACATAAGATTCTGAAACATCAGGactgtttttcctttaaaatgttATCATAGCAGGATAAAAggttaatatcaagttttttgttaacgaagcttctaataagtaGGTATTGatgctttattaaatttgcttcggtAATAAGTTATATTacttcacacattttctaaagtccataattcaaaaatatataaacgtgAAAATTTACACCGATATGATGTGCCTCAATAAAAGTAcgtataaaacaagtaaggaagggctaagttcgggtgcaatcgaacattttatactcttgcaacttgcaagcggtacaaagtcacctggaatccgatttaacccatttttgacacacaaacataccattgtcagagtagtactatccctgaatttcatttatatacctcagacattgaccgatattttcgattaaaagtcaactatagactCTGGGGTCCAAATAATCCGTACCTAAgaacttgaacagtttttgttggatttgatttttggtcataaggtggcatacactaaaggcatcACTTGTGTAAAGTTTAATcgcgttatattaattgcttcttgatttgtgtactggataGTATGTAaggaatcaagtggaatttagaattgtgctacatatgtatatggaaagtAAGCGTCATTATTATCCGATTTTGCTCATTTTCATATCGTGACATAAGAATATGAATCCCGAGATAAGTGATTTTATCAAAAAGTGGGAGGTGCCACGCCCATAGTTCACTTTTACACCAGCTCCCATAAaactctctcataccatctcagtggtaaaatttaatgactctagcgtatttagttattgacttatcgcgtttttagtagttttgaaccgcaccgttatatagggagtgaacggggttttcatccgttttcgtccattttccCAATATTGGTTGAACttctaataatattttgctGAGTAAAATTGGATATTGTCGcgtaagtggtttaggagatttaggtcgaacggacggacggacagacagacagtcaacgggatttcaacttttctcgtcaccctgatcatttaaatatatatatacatacatacatatatacacccaactctttttttacacggatacgttcctcagaaatctGTGTaaaaaaaaccgtgtaaaaaaagaggcgtttcctatagGAAAAGGGGAGATACGTTCCATGTCGTCTGAAACCCGTGtaagattaaataaagaacaatatttacttcgaaaaaccgtgtaaaaaatgttgaaaagtataaaaattcagatatgcatgcaaattgtatgttcatgtggcattttattgagcattaaaacttaaaatacataattcatacaggtgaaaaattggtagattaagcaaaaaacaaaaaaaaacaactgttaatccagaactaagaacagaaaaattagaatagaaataagggaaaaatatttacattgctaCATAATTgttcgtcgctacttgataacaagcgcgattgtttgcgacgaactggactaaaaTCGGTTTCATCGCTGGAGGTATCCATTTCAGCAATAAAATCACGGACACAATGTAAAGATCgtgcgaacaaaatgtgtaggtaagatTTATCGAATAAAGGG from Bactrocera tryoni isolate S06 chromosome 5, CSIRO_BtryS06_freeze2, whole genome shotgun sequence includes these protein-coding regions:
- the LOC120778873 gene encoding augmin complex subunit msd5, which translates into the protein MALRSVDFSEISKTIYKNYNKHENNIKEHRVKTSIINLSSFYDGYQREIKDINSEITPSKDNPTVADFADIFKAFEEYPSNLHKPKRLPIKEQQLRMNCTMARDMTIMVNSREQSPGSTSLQNMSCATELPSASEIYNVFKKFQQKLTQFLNERQQQECAQSFEKKLDQLCAFAKQLEKLCPAVNNIEQAFKPDEEKKLQNILANLEELNYMRENQEIFINGTPTANTQSARTESFMNLITYLLNTVSSM
- the LOC120778875 gene encoding uncharacterized protein LOC120778875 — translated: MNTKSKSCLIDEMLTELASSRQSMSHQSNVISDVIDKSNNIMLQIESTRGSTNSANTNADSSTNKTFSCKKEIVQILAKIIENSPQMFSANMQTLAASLNQNGDQFEQYLEQSHQRAEYLSSCVRKLLAVGDTLTQIKTVLHEADDINNSEVYEPSSE
- the LOC120778731 gene encoding acyl carrier protein, mitochondrial isoform X2, which translates into the protein MSLTLAVRNCSRFAAKSLRVTAAVSLTAQPQMRLMHKVSSNSPAVSALLNQQNYKKSFEVRTYASAKRSLEEIQDRVLKVVASYDKVTADKLSVDSHFINDLGLDSLDHVEVIMAMEDEFGFEIPDSDAEKLLKPADIIKYVADKEDIYD
- the LOC120778731 gene encoding acyl carrier protein, mitochondrial isoform X3 gives rise to the protein MSLTLAVRNCSRFAAKSLRVTAAVSLTAQPQMRLMHKVSSNSPAVSALLNQQNYKKSFEVRTYASAKRSLEEIQDRVLKVVASYDKNNSAWQSQFVRNYSAKPPLTLKLIGERVLLVLKLYDKIDPSKLSVDSHFINDLGLDSLDHVEVIMAMEDEFGFEIPDSDAEKLLKPADIIKYVADKEDIYD
- the LOC120778731 gene encoding acyl carrier protein, mitochondrial isoform X1, translating into MSLTLAVRNCSRFAAKSLRVTAAVSLTAQPQMRLMHKVSSNSPAVSALLNQNNSAWQSQFVRNYSAKPPLTLKLIGERVLLVLKLYDKIDPSKLSVDSHFINDLGLDSLDHVEVIMAMEDEFGFEIPDSDAEKLLKPADIIKYVADKEDIYD